The genomic stretch gaaacatcggttgtgacttctgcttgagtttctgaacttcagcctttgagcgtttgagttcaactgaggatttcttaacaaagcctaaaccagacatggttcctgacttctgtcccacctttagaatcttTTCCAAGGTctcagttcctttattcagcattctgatggattttgtcatttgttctagcttagatgtcagcaatgctatctcaccatttagaccatctatgactgtcagatgcttctgtttctcagcttccaactccttgatgagtttcttctgcttttctccttggatgcatacttctgcacttttgacacatagctctttatatgaagcagcaagttcaacaaaggtaagttcatctccacttgagtcatcatcagaggcacacacacttgttagtgcagtgacatgtttagcagattctccttcagattcactctcagaatctccttcagaccaggtgacagatagccccttcttttgcatcttgaggaaggtaggacattcagctctaatgtgaccaaaaccttcacatccatggcactggattcccttgccttgggtgaccttttcttcatactttgatcttctactgatgtcagatgaggagttcttgacattaggtctgccctgttgatcaaccttctttatgaacttgttgaactgtcttccaggcatggctatagcttctgaaAGGCTATCATtacctccaatatttccttcttcagaatcctcttcagtatttgatacaaaagctatgcttttgttcttcttttcaacatcctcacataggcccatttcaaaggtttggagtgaaccaataagctcatcaaccttcatattgctgatatcttgagcctcttctatggctgtgaccttcatggcaaatctctttggcaatgatctgagaatctttcttacaagtttctcttcagccattttctctcctaagccaccagaagtgttggcaatttcaagaatgttcatgtggaagtcatgaatagtctcatcctctttcatcttcagattttcaaacttggtggtcagcatctgaagtttagacatcctcaccttggaggtaccttcatgagttgttttgagggtatcccaaacatctttagccagttcacagtgatgcaccagtctgaagatgttcttatttattccattgaacagtgcattcaaggccttagagtttccaagggctagtgcctcttgctccttgtcccaccCTTCTTTAGGAATTTGCAAAATAACTCTATCTTTAtctgtcttcgttggatgttcccatcctttgttgacagctctccagaccttgctatctagagacctcaagaaggctatcatacgaggtttccagtcatcatagttagaaccatccagcatgggtggtctatttgagtatcctacatccttgtccatggtactagaaagtaacttccctagatctcacccagaaattaacaggcagggtgcctgctctgatgccaattgaaattctagttaacagactttcgatgtcacacgggatgttatgacatccaattctgcgcagacaagaattatgcagaacttaaaaagtaagtgcagtaaataacacaaggaattgtttacccagttcggtgtcacacacacctacgtctgagggctaccaagccagggaggaaatccactattagtagtattaattcagaccttaaaccaactgtttaatcctatcacttaatacctacccaatgcaatttcaatcttacattaagatcagagttcctactcactccctctcaatcacctcagtgattacaacctttaattagattaaagttaatgatgaagtcacacttcaaacaactcttgattgtgcttaacagctttaatcaagatacacagcactcacgcttaaaagcttagagtgacacaacacttacaattcaatgaacaccctagtccaatgcaatcatctaggtgataattgcttggctcacaaaatacacctaatacaagacacacacaaaaatacaacagtgaagtatgatggaccaatataatcttcacgcctaaaacccaCGGAGTCTGAAAGAAGGAtttccatccttttatattgcatcacttgggccttgtacttgtattccctaaaattaaggttaagcaagttaacctaatttccacatattatggtgctaacaaataggctatttgttaggttcattaaatgtagctcagttgttagtttcccggattttagctcagctgttggattcctgaagaatagcctgaaaaaatgctgaaatagaaaaactaaccatcctacaatttaaCATATGGTGTCAGGAAggaatgtcacaacattcagtttgacgaccagaacatataccatatgttaagtctgttattttcctgaaaacagactgtgctaaatattgtactgtagcagaccaaccagtctatacttcaatatcagcttacagtaataaaagtcaaaacatccagtttgacatttacacaatggccttatgctaggtctgttattcccttgataaacagactgagatacGTACTTACCTGaagcagaaaaccaacctgcctattattcagtatatgctgtcactaatgaatgtcataacatccagtttgacattcagacaataggccttatgttaggtctgttattctcctgaataaatagactgagataaatactgagttataaaAGACAACCAAATATTCTAAACCTCAGTCTctgctgtcaaggatgaatgtTACAACATCTAGTTTAACATTCAgtaaatcatgtattagctaaacctgcagcatactgctcaagtatgtcatgacatcagtcaagacatcagagtacagttagatgttttaacacaaaatgcagccaatcacacatctccaaagcatgtcatgacatcagttaagacattatagtccagttagtgttttaccacaaaatgcagccaatcaaacatctacagtTGTCCACCATGTATCTTGCATTAAAGTATCCCTTAGACAATGGTCAAGTTGAAATAGTGAAAGGTGACCAAGGAATAACCAGGAAATGTTATAAAGACAATCTGATATTGAAAAGGAGGAATTATGCTGATGAACCACTCAAGGATGATCAGTTAAAAATAAACTCAATTAATATCGGTATGAGTGAGGAGCCACCCTATATCTTGCATTAAAGTATCCCTTAGAAGATGGTCAATTAGAAATAGTGAAAGGTGACCAAGGAATAACCAGGAAATGTTATAAAGATAGTCTGATATTGAAAAGAAGGAATTATGCTGACGAACCACTCAAGGATGATCAGTTAAAAGTAAACTCAATCATAAGAATTAAGATGTCGTATCTAAAAAAATGAAAGAAATAAGTAGTaaacaaaaaatataaatttGATATACTTATGTATTCCTTATTTTAAGCAAATTTTACCTTTCTATATTCATTAAATAATTGATGTAACTTATCTACATGTAAATCATATACATTAGTTATTTAATGaatctaaaaaataaaaatttagttATAACAAAGCATGTATGAAGTATATTTATTagtttaatattttttaaaaagtTATAATTTTAGTTATATTagataaataatttaaaatttaatagGTAGATTATAGAAATTATTAAAAATATCGGGTTGTcaaataaattataaataaatttaataagACTTGATATGGTAAATCTAAATTAAAAAATGAAACTGTTTCACTTTTATCAATGtttaattaaaaaaatacaatgaataatatttttaatatttgttCAAAACATTTTACTCTAATATTTAATTTGTATATATATGAAAACTGATATATTAAATACAAATTCTCTTTTCTAAAAAATGAGGCTACATAGGATATATCTTGGTTGGATTTCTTTACAACGAATTATCTTATAGAgtttaaattaaaatttatttacaaattttataatattaatgattataaatattttctttaaattaTGGATTACTAAATTGAAGttatttatttaatatattacattacatattattattattactattattattattattattattattatattaataataataataatcttaataataaaaataataataatcacTATTAAAATTGTAATTATGAATATTATTTGAAGTTTCTAAATTCACAATGAAACAAATATTTAATCGACAAAAAATATATAGTTGATATACTTCCTCCATTTATCATTTTAAAAAAActtcaagttttattttaattaaataattggtGTATCTGACCTATATATAAATCAAATACATTGGTTGTTATATAAATATAaaaagtcaaaatatgattataataaaaaatagatATAATACATTTATTATTTTAAGAATTTTTAAAAAGTTAAAATTTTATTTATAGtatataaataattttaaaattatatgAGTGTCAAAAAAAATCTTTAGACTTAAGATGTTGAATATAAAACTATATATATGAAACAAATATAAATCAGATACAATAGTTATTCAATGATTCTAAAAGTCAAAATTTGGTTATAACAAAGAAATGATGAAGTACATttattattttaatcatttttcaaaagttataattttttttatatgttaaatattaatcatttttcaaatattATGAATAAATTTAATAAGAATTAAGATGGTGAATCTAAAAATAATGAAACTGTTTCACTTTTATCAACATTTGATTAAAAAAACTCCAATGAATAAGATTTGTAATATTTGATCAAAATAGTTTTCTCTAAGAATTAATTCATATATATAAAATTGATATATTATATACCGTTTTTCTTTTCTAGAAAACAAGGATGCTTTAGATATAACATGGTTGAATTTCTTTAGAATTATTGTTCTTGTAAAGATTAAATTCAGATTTATTTACGAGTTTTAAAATATTAATGattattaataatttctttagATTATGGATTACATGATTCAAGATACTTATTTAATTTATTCAATTacatttaattattattattattcagGTAATTTTATTCATAATAATTATAatcttaataataataattattatcactattattattattattattattattataattatttgTAGTTTCTAAATTCACAATAAAAAAAATATTGAGTcaacaaaaaaatatataaagtTGATGTAGTTCCTCCATTTCTTTTTTAATCAAACAtcaaattttatatttattaaataattgaTATATTTGATCTATATATTAATCAAATACATTAGTTATTCAATTAATCTAAAAAGTCATATTTCAAAAAgttataattttatttatattatatAAATCATTTTAAAATTTAATAGTACAACATAAATATTATTAAAATCAGTAGATTGTCAAATCCCAAGCGTCTTAAAGATCATAAATAATTAATATCTTATTTTATTATTAACAAGTTTATTATTTAAAATCACTAAGTTATAAACTATTAATGTTTATAACAATATATTGAATAGGTTAATTGAATTTTTCTAATgatttatttaaatttaatatcatttttatttttatttttaaactcAAAATTATGTGTTCAAATTTATATGGAAAGTTTTTGTTAGTATTAGTATAAATACGTATAAATAATTAAACAAGTATTAcataaaaatcaattaaaagtAAAGTCTATAAAGTCATGACGTTATTTTTGGTGATTGTTCTTAGCTTTTGGATAACATGTAGCAATATTGATGCAAGAAGTGGAACTCTATCAAATGAGACAAGTTATTTTACTACATCTGATATCGTTATGGTattgtttattatttaatttcctttgttataatttattttacatcTGTTTTACATGATTGTAATTTTTGTTAACATATCCAGCATCGTATGGACATTGATTTTGGTTGTATTAATATCCACAAGCAACCTTCTCTAAATCATCCTTtattaaaaaatcataaaattcaGGTATAAAAAGTTTAAATCTTTATAGGTTTAATAAGATTACTTGATTTATTATGCATTTTATTATTCATAATTTGAAATATAAATCTTTGTTTTGTTTCCATTTCATTGCCAAATAGCGTTATCCAACCTTTACAAGAAACATTGTGCCAAAAAGGTCATCTTATGATGGTAAAATCATTGAAGAATGTCCACTGGGAAAAGTTCCCTTTCACAAGAAAACAAAAAAACATCAAATTAAAGGTTTTCAGTCAAATTCACATGAGTATCATGTAAGTGGACTCTCCTAATTATATCATGCAATGTAAGGTTATAAATTATATAATAAATTTAAGCTATCATAATATATTTATTGAGGATTAAGTATcaatataaattaaaaataatttctCACAATTACAAATATATTGTgtaatttaaattaaaattttgaaaaataagTTGATGCATTGGGGTCTACACCAATGTTTTTAGTATTTAAGAATTTTCTAATTATTAATCTAAATATTACATTTGTTCTTATTTTCTAGTCGATCACCCTCGATACAAATCAAACTACGACATTTCATGGAGGATATGCACACGTTGGTGCATATAATTTACAGCTTAAAGGAAAACAATATAGTTTATCTGGAATTTGGGTTGAGAGTGGTCCACCATCTAATTTAAATAGCATATTTGTTGGCATCGGGGTAAGTTATTTTTAAGATTTCAAACATGTATTTTTGGTTTATTTTTCATGTGTCAATAAAACTTTTTTTAATGAACTATTTGTATCAATTTTTTTTCATATACAAGGTTATGCCAAACTTATATGGAGATAGTGAAATTCACCTAACAACACGTTGGACGGTATTATTATAAACTTAATGTTCCTAATAATTCTTAAATATTCTTAATAAAATGACTATTAAATGTACTAgacaaaaataattttaatattattttgCTCAATTTGATACAAACATGCAGGCAGGTGGATCAGAATGTTACAATGTTCATTGTCCTGGGTTCGTGCAAGTCAAAAGTAAACCATATCTTGGAATGATCTTATCACCTGTTTCTAGCATTGGGTCGTTTAAAAAATGGGCTTTTGTTCCCACAATCAAACAGGTAATTTTCATTTGAAGAAAATTATAATGTATATTTTATCATCTTTTAATTGCTTAAATATTTGTAGGATAAAGTAACGGGTCATTGGTGGTTATGTATATTCCCAAAGCTACGATGTTTTGGATATTTTCCAAAAGAATTATTCTCTCACTTAAGTTCAGGAGCATCTATCGTTAGATATGGCGGTGAAACTTATACTCCACCTGGAATGGTTAGTCCTCCAATGGGTAGTGGAAGATTACCACAAGAAAGATTCAAAAACTCGGGTTTCATAGAAAAGATTGAGATAATTAATTCAGAATATAATCAAATTGATATAAATCCTAGAAATATGAAGATAAACAAAGATGGTAATTTAAGTTGTTATGACTTAATATATCGTGGTTATGAAGGAAGTTATCCTCGTCAAGCTTTTCTATATGGTGGGCCTGGTGGAAGGTCATGTTAATGATTGTATCGTAGAATAAATTTATTTAAAGGCTTCATAAAGTATTAATAAATAAAGTTAATTATTTTTCCCTTGTGTTTTATATTGCTCCCTAGATATATAATCTTACTTGTTATAATGGTCTATAAGTTCTAAAAAAACTTGAAAACTTAGATTAATAAAACTTAAGTTGCtgaattaaaaaatatatatatgaAATTCTTTGATTTTTATCAACGTTTGATTTTTAATATACAATGAATAATAATTGTAATATTTattcaaaacatttttcactAATATTTAATTCAAATATATAAATGCTGATATATTAAATACAATTTATCTCCTCTAAAAAATGAGGCCACGTAGGTTTTAGCTTCATTGGATTTCTTTGGAATGGCTTATTTTATCATGTATAttgaaatttatttttaaattttataatactaattattattaattttttctTTAGATTATGGATTTATGAATTCAAGAtatttataaaatttaatataaTAATAGTAATACATATGATGACATGCATATGGTGTGGTCCATGAGATCCATCGACCTGAAACCAGGAGTTTAAAGAGTATCAAATTGGACAAAAGACTATAATCCTTACATAAAGTGACACACATACACacattgtaaataaacttaaccatattgactttaatttcaaaagacaaaacgaactaacaacctcatcttCTCCTTTTGGCAATTTTGTGTCTTTTTTTTTAACTTTTCAAAAGAGAGCAGTTAGATTTAAGTTATCTTTGattgagatataattctcccatttccatgatattttgattataagtctttccatttaataggggttagtgacatacttgttgattaaatccaagttggagccctcccgCTTAAATGTTGAAAAGtcctcattatcggtggatgtttggttgagtattcccattttgataacaaaagatctcTAAGCTTATGTTAATATCAATCCACCCATTTCTTTGAATTTCTTACtttcataccctaattttcaaccctaacatgccaccatcatttgtatcatttgtaTGACATCTAGCATCTTTGCACTACCaacctattgaaaatacaaaaagattttctactttgtttgtcttaagctagggttttgcaccaagagctttaaagattgatcaatcaagacttggcatgagttttaacatttcaaactcctcatccTTCCCAAGTAAT from Lathyrus oleraceus cultivar Zhongwan6 chromosome 7, CAAS_Psat_ZW6_1.0, whole genome shotgun sequence encodes the following:
- the LOC127103801 gene encoding uncharacterized protein LOC127103801 isoform X1; translation: MTLFLVIVLSFWITCSNIDARSGTLSNETSYFTTSDIVMHRMDIDFGCINIHKQPSLNHPLLKNHKIQRYPTFTRNIVPKRSSYDGKIIEECPLGKVPFHKKTKKHQIKGFQSNSHEYHSITLDTNQTTTFHGGYAHVGAYNLQLKGKQYSLSGIWVESGPPSNLNSIFVGIGVMPNLYGDSEIHLTTRWTAGGSECYNVHCPGFVQVKSKPYLGMILSPVSSIGSFKKWAFVPTIKQDKVTGHWWLCIFPKLRCFGYFPKELFSHLSSGASIVRYGGETYTPPGMVSPPMGSGRLPQERFKNSGFIEKIEIINSEYNQIDINPRNMKINKDGNLSCYDLIYRGYEGSYPRQAFLYGGPGGRSC
- the LOC127103801 gene encoding uncharacterized protein LOC127103801 isoform X3 encodes the protein MTLFLVIVLSFWITCSNIDARSGTLSNETSYFTTSDIVMSITLDTNQTTTFHGGYAHVGAYNLQLKGKQYSLSGIWVESGPPSNLNSIFVGIGVMPNLYGDSEIHLTTRWTAGGSECYNVHCPGFVQVKSKPYLGMILSPVSSIGSFKKWAFVPTIKQDKVTGHWWLCIFPKLRCFGYFPKELFSHLSSGASIVRYGGETYTPPGMVSPPMGSGRLPQERFKNSGFIEKIEIINSEYNQIDINPRNMKINKDGNLSCYDLIYRGYEGSYPRQAFLYGGPGGRSC
- the LOC127103801 gene encoding uncharacterized protein LOC127103801 isoform X2 is translated as MTLFLVIVLSFWITCSNIDARSGTLSNETSYFTTSDIVMRYPTFTRNIVPKRSSYDGKIIEECPLGKVPFHKKTKKHQIKGFQSNSHEYHSITLDTNQTTTFHGGYAHVGAYNLQLKGKQYSLSGIWVESGPPSNLNSIFVGIGVMPNLYGDSEIHLTTRWTAGGSECYNVHCPGFVQVKSKPYLGMILSPVSSIGSFKKWAFVPTIKQDKVTGHWWLCIFPKLRCFGYFPKELFSHLSSGASIVRYGGETYTPPGMVSPPMGSGRLPQERFKNSGFIEKIEIINSEYNQIDINPRNMKINKDGNLSCYDLIYRGYEGSYPRQAFLYGGPGGRSC